In Fluviicola sp., the sequence GGAGTTATTGCGGCAGTGGCTGATATTATAAATTACGACTTAGAATTTTACCCCTATTTTTCCGGAGAAGTAAAATTCAATTTCAGAAAATTCGCCTTCGGTATTGAGCTATCTACCAAAAAATTTAAACACTCCGCATCTAACTATTCGCAAGGCTATTATGTAGGATTTAGTTTTGGATTACGTTTCGGAAAAGGGCTGCGTTTTTCTAACTAATCTGTATCTTTCCGCTATGAAATCTGCCCTGGAGATATTGCCCATAGGAACGTACTTTTACTTTCGTAAGGACTCGCTTTATTATTTGTTCCAGCTATTGGAAATTTCCCCGAACCAAATTCTGGTGCAAACGTTCTGGTCCACGACCAATGTTCCTTCCATGGACAGGTTTTACCAATTCGATGTGAAAAGTGCCTGCTCGGAATTTGATGAGCAATTCGATGAACTGATTGAGATCGGAAGAGCAGAAATTACCACGGAGCAACAGAAAGAAATTGCTCAGTTCCTGAAAATTAAAGCCAGCAAAATTGCCCGTGAAGCCGGATTTCTGACGCTTAAAAGAGAAGCATTGGAAGCTTTTGAAAAAGGAGAATACCGGGAAGCCGTACGCCTGTTCTCGTTGGCAGCACCTTATTCCAAGTACGATATCGAACTCTACGAAAAACGCGGACTATCATACCTGCAACTCGGACAGTATTCAGACGCCCTGGCTGATTTCGATTACTACCTCATCCACGATCCGGAGAACGAAATTGTTCGGGCTGCATACCAAAAGGCATTTGCAAAAAATAAGTAGGGCCGAAAAATTTTTCGGCCCTACTTTTACATCCAGTCTTTCGTTACCTTCTTCGCCAGTTTCTTGCGAAATTTTCGCAATACTTTATCGCGTGAGTTGATTCCGCCGATTTTCAGCAAATCCGTATAAACCAATTTTCCATCTCTGTAAAAATGGAATTCGAAGGTTACCGAAACAATGTCTTCTTTGTAGATTGGGAACAGGTTATCTGCTGCGAGGTCTTCTGCCAAAGTCATATTTCCGGTAGAAGGTCTGAAGCGATTGTCAAAACCACGAACCGAAACCAGCATCAGGGTATTGATTCCCTTTGCCTTCAAAAGTTGCGTCAAAGAATCGGTCATTAACACCTGCGGATCTCCTCCGGCTTTCAAAACGTTTAACGAAACGGTGTTCTTGATCTTTGCTCTTGAAAGCACATCCGACACGGCAATTTCCAATGAAAACTGATCCGATTCCTTATCCAGGTGACTAACAACTAACGCATTATTCAGTTTCAAAGGCGGAAATTTTGCCTGTGAAAATCCAAGCAAACAAGCACTTAAAAAAAGGAAACTTAAAAGTGATTTTTTCATAATTAGAATATTTGTTCTGCAATCGTCTTAACGCTTTCAGAGGTTGACATCGTATAATAATGGATTCCGGGCACTTTCGCTTTTTTCAGTTCCTGCGACTGGTGGATTCCCCAGGCAACACCTACTTCAAAAACGTCTTTGTTGCTTTTGCATTTGATCAGGTCTTTGCTCAATTCCTCCGGAAGGTCAATGTGGAATACTTTCGGAAGGAAGGAAATATGGTTCAGCGTGGTGATCGGCTTGATTCCCGGGATAATCGGAACAGTAATCCCGATGGCACGGCAAGCGTCCACAAAATCGAAGTATTTTTGATTGTTGAAGAACATCTGGGTTACGATGTACTCAGCACCTGCATCCACTTTTGCTTTCAGGTATTGCAGGTCGGTGCTCAGGTTCATGGCTTCGAAATGCTTTTCCGGGTAACCGGCCGCACCGATACAGAAATCAGTCGGGGCAAGCTGAATGTCATCCACCAGGTAATTTCCCTTGTTCATTTCGGAAATCTGGTTGATCAGTTCCACCGCGTATTTATGCCCTTCCGGATCCGGTTTGAACGTAGATTCTGTTTTGATAGAATCGCCGCGCAATGCCAATACGTTGTCAATTCCAAGGAACTGCAAGTCGATTAAAGCATTTTCGGTTTCCTCGCGGGAAAATCCGCCGCAAATCAAATGCGGAACGGCATCTACGTAGTATTTGTTCATAATTGCCGCACAAATACCAACCGTTCCCGGTCTTTTGCGGATAGCGATTTTTTCAAGCAATCCTTTTTCGCGTTCTTTGTAGATGAATTCTTCGCGGTGATAGGTTACATTGATGTACTTCGGTTTGAATTCCATTAGGGGGTCAATTCCGTCGTAAATGGATTGAATATTCGCTCCTTTTAGCGGAGGGAGAATTTCAAATGAAAATAGCGTGTCTTTCGCTGCGTTTAAATGATCGATAACTTTCATGCCTTCAGAGAGGATATATTATAATTCGTCGCCAAAGATACATGAAATCTTATCTTAAGTGCCTATTTCACTAAATTTCCCGATTTGCAAATAATGTTAAAAAGAACTTAGTTATGAAACAAAATCGAAATGTGTCCGTTATCTTTGTATACGCTAATATCAGAAGCAAATAAATACTTTGGTACATTATTTGCACTGATTTTAGAGGTTAGTTTTCATAAGTAGTAGTAGTTTAGGTTGGAACAAGAGAGGAGCGCCTGCTTCTCTCTTGTTGTTTTTAGGAACTTCGTGAAAATCCTCTTTCTTTTTTCATTTATTTTTTGCAATTCAATACAATATCTATAAATAGTCGGGTAACAATAAGCATATCAATGTTTTATTGTTTTTCAACCGGGAAAATTACGTCTTTTATCTCCTATAAGATTAGTTAAAAGACGTTAATTCCACCATCTTCATGTACCAAACGGCAAAAACATGCGTTAGTAGAAGTATAAGTAGTAGTAGTTAGGTTTAGTTAGGTAGCGTGTGAAGAGAGATCTTATTTCCGGTCTCTCTTCTTCTTTTTATGAAAGTTGGTTTCGACTCCGCTCAGCCAACTTTCGCTTTCTAGATTAAAGGATACTGAATCCTCAAGATTCGGGAAAGTCTATTCCTTCACCAAAGCACCGGACAAATCCACCAAATACGATTCATTATTTCCCAGGTTTTCCCAAACGAGTTTGATTCGCTTTGTGTTGATATAATCCACCCGGTAAGCAATTCCCAGGTTTTCAAAGAAATGTGCATCCAGTTCCTTAAACGGAAGTTCGCCGAACTGAGCGTTGGCAGGAACCTTATTTCCCGGCAAAACAAACAGGTATTCCCCGATGTTGATCTTCCACTCCGAAAGGGTTTCTGCAGCTACATAGGATGTGTAGACCGGTTCTTTTTTATTGTTCTGAAAAACCACGATCAACACCATCCGGTCCGTTTCATTGTGTAGTTCCACGGCAATCTCCCCGGTTTTTTTGTCCAGGTCCTTCGTTTTGATGTAGGGTTTCCCGTAGGGTTTCCCCTGCGTGAAGAATTTGGTAAACGGAACGGAATCGTTATTCCCCCAGTTTTGGTACAGCTTGTTGAACAATTCATTGCTCCACTCGCGTTTCTGAACGAGGTCAATTCCAACGAAAGGCAGATTGGAATCCAATTGCGCATCATTGACCATGCGCTCTTCGCTTTTAATTTCCGTGATCAGTGAATCGAGCTTGAGACGTTCTTCCTTACTGAATTCCATGTAAGCCGTTTTTTCCTGCAATAGATCTGTTTCCGGATCGGCTTCCACAAAGAACAGCGCTATAATTCCCGCAACACACAGCAATAGAATCGCGATAATCAGGCTCAGACGCAGCCACGAAACACGCGTAGATTCCACCACGATTTTCCCTCGTTTTACATCTGTTCCGAAATTGCTCAGCTGCTTTCTGTGTTCGTCCGTGAATTTGATCTCCAGTAATTTATTAGTGAGATACATCAGGAAACGGGTGGAACTTTTCGGGTGATAGGCCAAACTCATGAAGAATTCCAGTAATTGAGTCTTTACGCGGTAATGGTTTACATTCAACAAGTCCAGAGCCGTGATCATGTTCTGATTCAGGAATGAATCGATCAAACGGTGCAAATCCGTGTCCTTTCGCGCTTTATTGATTGCCAGGCTCAGTTCTTCCTTTTGTTTGAAGATCCAGTCCGATAAGGAATCCTGCACCAGATTCTGCTGATAATCCGGCAGCAGCACGGAATAACTCATGAAGAAATGGACATTCTTTACAGAAACGGAAGAAAACTGTGCAGTGAAAATCGGGAATAAGTACAATTCGAGAAAGACTTTGTATTCTCCGAAAAGCGCATGTTCCTGCAGTTTAGAGGAATCCACGAACAACTCTGAAAAAGTTCCTTTTTGCAGCGTATGGAACAGGCTGCTGTTTTCTTCGGTCCAAGACGCAAAAATGACTCCTTTCGGATTCGAACAAATGCTCAAAAACTGTACTTCATCCAATTCGGATGCGTCCGGAAAAAGTCTTTTAAATGTTTGCAGGAACTCTTCCTTCTGATCTTCAGAAACCGGGAATTGCAAGTTCGGATTTTCCTTTTTTACAGCACCTAATGGGAGATACTTCATGTTGTCTGATTGATGGATTGAAAGTACTACTTTTTCAGGAATTAAACCTTCCTCCTGGAAGCTAATCTTATTCAAGATATTGGAAATCAATTTATTTTCCATTAGATTTAATTTTGAAAACTACTGTACTATGAAACAACTGTTCCTTTTGATTCTTTTGGTAAGTTCCACCGCATGGGGACAAACCTGGAGTGACAACACCGCAGCGATTGTCTATAATAAATGTGCATCCTGTCATCATCCCGGAGGAATTGCTCCTTTTTCGCTGATGAGTTATGCAGAAGTAAGCCCGATGGCTGTTGCTATTCAGGATGCAATTTCGAATGACGAAATGCCACCCTGGCCGCCTAATGAGAATTATCAGCAATACAGTCATTCCCGCGCCCTGAGTGCAACCGATAAAAGCACCATGCTTAGCTGGCTTGCAAATGGCGCTCCGGAAGGAAATCCGGCTAATGCACCTGCCCCTCCGGTATTTAATTCGGGAAGTATTTTAGGAAACGGTGACCTGATGCTGCAAATTCCTGTATATCAAAGTAAAGCTCAGGGCGGACAAGATGATTATGTTTGTTTCAGCTTGCCTACCGGGTTAACACAGAACCGCTATGTCCGTGCCATGGAAATCGTTCCGGGAAACCGGGAAATCGTGCACCATGCACTGATCTACATAGACCCAACCGGATCTTACCAGGGCGATACTGTCGGTGGTAATTGCGGCGGCCCTCCTCAAAGCTCCACCATGATCGGAGGCTATACTCCGGGATCTTCCCCGCTGATTTTCCCTTCTGCCAGCGGATTCAAACTCGGAATGTCAATTCCGGCAAACAGCAATCTTGTATTTGCGATGCATTACCCGGAAGGTAGTTACGGGCAGTTCGACAGCACCAAAGTAATTCTGCACTTTTACCCACCAGGGGAAACCGGTATCCGGGAGGTGTATGCTGCTCCGGTCTTGCAAAACTGGTCACTTTCCATTCCGCCCAATCAAATAACATCCTTTACGGCACACTACCCTTCCTCAGGCGGGGTTCCGACTAATTATAGTGTTTTAAGTG encodes:
- a CDS encoding tetratricopeptide repeat protein; protein product: MKSALEILPIGTYFYFRKDSLYYLFQLLEISPNQILVQTFWSTTNVPSMDRFYQFDVKSACSEFDEQFDELIEIGRAEITTEQQKEIAQFLKIKASKIAREAGFLTLKREALEAFEKGEYREAVRLFSLAAPYSKYDIELYEKRGLSYLQLGQYSDALADFDYYLIHDPENEIVRAAYQKAFAKNK
- the metF gene encoding methylenetetrahydrofolate reductase [NAD(P)H] — encoded protein: MKVIDHLNAAKDTLFSFEILPPLKGANIQSIYDGIDPLMEFKPKYINVTYHREEFIYKEREKGLLEKIAIRKRPGTVGICAAIMNKYYVDAVPHLICGGFSREETENALIDLQFLGIDNVLALRGDSIKTESTFKPDPEGHKYAVELINQISEMNKGNYLVDDIQLAPTDFCIGAAGYPEKHFEAMNLSTDLQYLKAKVDAGAEYIVTQMFFNNQKYFDFVDACRAIGITVPIIPGIKPITTLNHISFLPKVFHIDLPEELSKDLIKCKSNKDVFEVGVAWGIHQSQELKKAKVPGIHYYTMSTSESVKTIAEQIF
- a CDS encoding FlgD immunoglobulin-like domain containing protein, with the protein product MKQLFLLILLVSSTAWGQTWSDNTAAIVYNKCASCHHPGGIAPFSLMSYAEVSPMAVAIQDAISNDEMPPWPPNENYQQYSHSRALSATDKSTMLSWLANGAPEGNPANAPAPPVFNSGSILGNGDLMLQIPVYQSKAQGGQDDYVCFSLPTGLTQNRYVRAMEIVPGNREIVHHALIYIDPTGSYQGDTVGGNCGGPPQSSTMIGGYTPGSSPLIFPSASGFKLGMSIPANSNLVFAMHYPEGSYGQFDSTKVILHFYPPGETGIREVYAAPVLQNWSLSIPPNQITSFTAHYPSSGGVPTNYSVLSVFPHMHLLGKSIRAYAVTPTNDTVKFADIPHWDFHWQDFYFFKFLQKVPTGSVMKGEAIYDNTINNEHNPSNPPVWVFAGESTTDEMFLVYFHFLQYQPGDELIDLESLLSLGTQELISDDDWKIYPVPFTESISIKPNQLKTGDLVSVAIYDYQGRLVRTLCDKQTIQPLFSGFEWDGKSDNGTDVVSGTYFISMNCNGLTSSHPIIKR